In one window of Astyanax mexicanus isolate ESR-SI-001 chromosome 18, AstMex3_surface, whole genome shotgun sequence DNA:
- the mab21l1 gene encoding putative nucleotidyltransferase MAB21L1: protein MLAAQAKLAYHLNKYYTEKCQARKAAVSKTIRDVCKVVSDVLKEVEVQEPRFISSLNELDNRYEGLEVVSPTEFEVVLYLNQMGVFNFVDDGSLPGCAVLKLSDGRKRSMSLWVEFITASGYLSARKIRSRFQTLVAQAVDKCSYRDVVKMVADTSEVKLRIRDRYVVQITPAFKCTGIWPRSAAHWPLPHIPWPGPNRVAEVKAEGFNLLSKECYSLNGKQSSAESDAWVLQFAEAENRLLLGGCRKKCLSVLKTLRDRHLELPGQPLNNYHMKTLVSYECEKHPRESDWDENCLGDRLNGILLQLISCLQCRRCPHYFLPNLDLFQGKPHSALENAAKQTWRLAREILTNPKSLEKL, encoded by the coding sequence ATGCTGGCGGCGCAGGCCAAGCTCGCGTACCACCTGAACAAGTACTACACGGAGAAATGCCAGGCGCGCAAGGCGGCCGTGTCCAAGACCATCCGGGACGTGTGCAAGGTGGTCTCGGACGTGCTGAAGGAGGTGGAGGTGCAGGAGCCGCGCTTCATCAGCTCCCTCAACGAGCTGGACAACCGCTACGAGGGCCTGGAGGTGGTGTCGCCCACCGAGTTCGAGGTGGTGCTCTACCTCAACCAGATGGGCGTCTTCAACTTCGTGGATGACGGCTCGCTGCCCGGCTGCGCAGTTCTGAAGCTTAGCGACGGCCGGAAGCGCAGCATGTCACTCTGGGTCGAGTTCATCACCGCGTCGGGCTACCTGTCCGCGCGCAAGATCCGCTCGCGCTTCCAGACGCTGGTGGCGCAGGCCGTGGACAAGTGCAGCTACCGCGACGTGGTGAAGATGGTGGCGGACACGAGCGAGGTCAAGCTGAGGATTAGGGACCGCTACGTGGTGCAGATCACGCCGGCCTTCAAGTGCACGGGGATCTGGCCGCGCAGCGCGGCGCACTGGCCGCTGCCGCACATCCCGTGGCCGGGGCCCAACCGCGTGGCCGAGGTCAAGGCCGAGGGCTTCAACTTGCTGTCGAAGGAGTGCTACTCGCTCAACGGCAAGCAGAGCTCGGCGGAGAGCGACGCCTGGGTGCTGCAGTTCGCAGAGGCCGAGAACCGGCTGCTGCTGGGCGGCTGCAGGAAGAAGTGCTTGTCGGTGCTGAAGACGCTGCGCGACCGGCACCTGGAGCTGCCCGGCCAGCCGCTCAACAACTACCACATGAAGACGCTGGTCTCATACGAGTGCGAGAAGCATCCGCGCGAGAGCGACTGGGACGAAAACTGCCTCGGAGACCGACTGAACGGCATCCTCCTGCAGCTCATCTCCTGCCTACAGTGCCGCCGCTGCCCGCACTACTTCCTCCCCAACCTGGACCTGTTTCAGGGGAAGCCGCACTCCGCGCTGGAGAACGCCGCCAAGCAGACCTGGAGACTGGCCAGGGAGATATTGACCAACCCTAAAAGCCTGGAGAAACTTTGA